A segment of the Chlorocebus sabaeus isolate Y175 chromosome 15, mChlSab1.0.hap1, whole genome shotgun sequence genome:
tgtttctttctcttcttataaggacaccaattgGGCAACGGCCACACTTTTATGACTtcgtttaaccttaattacctctttaaagggtctatctccaaataaagtcacatttcaAGGTACtggggcttccacatatgaattgggggaggggaagagaatttAGTCCACAATACCTACCATCTCCACCCATCAAGGAGCTCATCTGGGGGGCTCAGTTCACAGGCTGCCTCTTGCATAAAACCACCCTAGATGGAGTTTGTGTCTCACTGGGCTCCCCAACACCCAGTTGGTAGTTCTGTTCCCACCATGTCAGTTTCCCACTAGACTGGGAGGTTCTAGGGAAGGCTCCACAGCTGGCAAGCTGGTGTGTCCTGGGAATCCTCCAGCAGAGGCCTGCTCCCAGTAGGGCATCAGTAAGTGTTGGGGAGGAACAGAGGAGCAGGGGATGCTAACAAGGTCAAGCAACAGGGCCTCCAACTCCAGGAGAACTGACGAAGGCTGCCAACCACACATCTTCCTCACGAAAAGTGTTCTGGGTCCCTAAGACTGTGTGCTGCATGGCTGATGACAGTTCTGCAAGCCCAAGGACCAGGGGGCAGCCATCTCTCAGCCTTCTGCAGCCCCACCCAGGCAGAGTTGGACCAGGTCCTTAGAGAGACTTAGGCCTGTCTCATCCCCCATTACATCCCTCCTCACAACGTATCCCTGGGTGCTATAGAAGTATACGTGCCATCCTGATCAAGGGCTCAGGAAACCTGAGTTCTAGTCCTTGATGTGCCTCTCACTTATTGTGTCACTTTAACATTTCAAcgtaacttctctgagcctttgtttcctcacctgtaaaatgggcacacaaataactttctcataGGGCTTCTGTGAGGATTTCATGAGGTCAAGCACATACAAAAGGAGCTCAGAGCACTGGAACTGGATATTAAAGGAGTGGGGGATTTGAACATTGGCAGCTCTGGGAAAGGTGTTCTAAGCCAAGGAAAGTGAACTAAATGTTAGTACTTTTACTTTCCCTGTGGCTGTTAACCATAAATAAATCCCTTTCCTTTGCTGGGCCTTAGGTTTTTCAATTGGAAAATAGGAATTTGGATTCAATCTTTCCCTGTCACTGAGATTTTTGACTTGGACAGGACTTTAAATACCATTGACTGTTAACTTatacatttcacagatgaggaaaatgaagagggGCTGTCAGGGCAGTAGTGGGGCTAGGAGTGaggactcctgacttccaggcCAGCGCTTGCCCCAGCACCTTTCGGCCTCTCCCAGTGTGCAGAGCCAGCCAGAGCTGATACAAGCTGACTACCTGCCTTAAACACCTCACTGGGATTAACTCTCCacatctgtgctgtccaatatagtCGCCACTcgtcacatgtggctactgagcacttgaattATAACAAGGGTAACAAAATGCAACATGCACAAATGGcttctttagttttatttaattcactcaaattttaaaactggtaATTAagttactagaaaattttaagtgTGCTTGAACAACTTGAGAATCTACTTTTCAGCAATACAGTTTAGTAAATATAGATCACGTGGTTTTTctcattgttgttattgttgtttgagacagggtctcgctgtcacccagactggagtacggtggtgccatctcggctcactacagccttgacctcccaggctcaagtgatcctcccacctcagcctcccaaggacctgtgattacaagtgtgtgccaccactcctggctaatttttgtagagacagagttttgccacattgtccaggctggtctcaaactctgttCTCAAGAGATCCACCAACctaggcctcacaaagtgctgggattataagcgtgcaccaccatgcctggccagataaAGTGTTTCTGATGAAAATTTAGTTTCTGAATTAAGATAtactataaatgtaaaatatacactggatttcaaagataattcaaaatatcttattaataattttacattaatttatgTGCAAATGATAATTTGGAAATCTaggtcaaataaaatattaaaattcatttcatctcttttttttacttttttaaatgtggttactagaaaattttaaataacttacaTGGCTCTCTCTCACACTATTTGGCTTATATTATTTAGACaaattgcattatttttctaCCCAATAGCACTGGCCCAAATCTTCAAAGCAACCCCATGACATGGGTCTGTTATTATCACCCTCATCTCACAGACAGGGGAACCTAACGTAGCATATGCTGCCCATGCCCCATACTACCTTGCCCCACTTGGGGTCACCTGTAACTTCCATAGGTAGTTCCTATAAGAGCTTCCTACTTCAAATACTTGCATCTTCTCTCTGCCTGAGGAGCAAGCAAGAAGTACGGGGAAGAGAAAATAGATAGCACTTCCTGAAACAGCACCCAGTCAATGGGAGGTGAGGGTTGGTAGACAATACcccactgtcttagtccattttctgttgcttataacagaataactgaaactgggtcatttatgaagaaaagaaattcacttccggccgggcacggtggctcacccctgtaatcccagcactttgggagggggaggctggtggatcacttgaggccaggagtttgagaccagcccggccaacatggtgaaatcccatctctactgaaagaaatagaaaacttagccaggcatggtggactgcacctgtaatcccagctacttgggaggctgaggcaggagaatcgcttgaacctgggaggtggaggctcagaggctgcagtgagccaagatcatgccactgcacagcctgggtgacagagtgagactcaataaaagaaaaagaaaagaaaagaggaagaaaagaaaaggcatttgacaaaatttgacTGCTTAAGCtatcaataaactaggaatagaaggaaggtACATCctaactaggaatagaaggaaggaACATCAACATACTAATAGCTGtatatgaaaagcccacagctaactTCATACTCataagtgaaaaactgaaaacttttcctctaaatTCAGTAACAAGGCAGGTACGCtccctctcaccacttctataTTGAGTAGACATAGTAccgaagtcctagccagaacaattaggcaagaaaaagaataaaagttaatcaaatcagaaaaataaaactgtccttATTTGCAGATTCTTATATATGGAAAACTCTTAAAGactccattttaaaaactgttagaactaatgaTAAAAACTCAGTAAAGTcgtgggatacaaaatcaacatatgaaaatcagttgtgtttctatacgCTAACGATGAACTAcctgaaaaggaaattaggaGATTAAGCCCCACTTGTTTACAGAGGCAACCCGCTTTCATCCCTTCCCTTACTCACTTCTCTACCCTCACTACATTCCTGGGATCCTCTCCCAGTTAAATCACTTGCACTCAAATGCTTGTCTCAGATTCCGCTCTTGGAAGAACCTAAATACAGACATTAAGGTACAGAGAGCTGAAAGACTCTCAGAGGTCAAATAAATAGTAAGAGACAGACTGGCAATTTGATCTGAGGCCATCTGATGCCAGCTCCCACTGCTCCCACTCTCTCCAACACCATGCTCTGTTTCCTCTCACACGGTAGCCATGATATTGCCATGGCAGGAGGGTGGAGACTCTTCCCTCAACTCTGCTGACCCCAGAGCAAAAAAGTCCCTTCTCTGGCTTCAGATGATTCTTCTCTGGTATCAAGAGGCTGAGCAGACCCCTCCCCTGCAGGCTTGGAACAGAGCCAGCCTGGCTGCCCAAGCTGTCCCCCTGGCACCAGTGCCTGCTTCCCAGCCAGCAGGAAGCCAGGACTGCCAGCCACTGCCAGGGTAGCCAGGAGTTGCACAGCTATTAAGTGTCACGGGTAAGATTCAGCCTCAAGCAGTCTGGCTCCTATCATTCTTGAATCCCATCTCTCCTGAAACTTGAAGTGAGTCAACTGCCAGCTACTTATCAGCTCCTTCATAATTTATGTGTGAATTTCTGCCCAAACCCAACTTCGATGGACCCCACTTGGAGGGAGGGGCTGGTAGGAGACGATGCCTTGGACCCTAAGAACCAGTAGGCTCTGAAAGAGAGGATTGCGATAGCTGGAAGGGAACCACCCTTCCCTCACACACCCGCTGCAAGCACCTCTCTGCCTGTTGACAAAGATCAGCTGTTCAACCTCagtatatttattcatttccagCCTCATTCCCAAAATGATTTGAGAGAGCTTAAAGAAATAGAGGCACAGTATCTCCACTGTTAAAGTAAGTTAAAACGGAGCTCAGACCTGAAGTATCCCTGAGCAGGCAAAACAAGTTAGGTCTCGTAAGGGACCTTAACCTTGCTTGATTTGCAGACATAACGCAAAACTggagcccttccttccttccttccttccttcttttcttttttcttttctttcttttttttttttttttttttttttttttttgagacaggatctcactttgccacctagcctggaatgcagtggcacacggctcactgcagcctccacctctctggCTTAAGCGATTCTTCCACTTCAgactccctagtaactgggacaacaagtgcacgccaccacacttagctaatattttcttttattttttgtagagacgaggtcttgctatgttgcccaagcttggtctccagctcctgggctcaagtgatcctcccacctcagcctcccaaagtgctcagataacaggtgtgagtcaccatgccagccCTTGAGCTATTTCTTGTAAATGcttctattaaagaaaaagaaaacttaagtgCAACTAATGAGAAGCAGCTAgcacaaataattatataaccAGGGACTTTCCAATGGGATAGACCAAATAAGACAACTGTATAACAGTAACCAATCAAATATTATCTTTGCTTTATTTCTGTATCTGTCTTATAAAAAGCTCCCACATGTGTTCCCTCAGTAGAGCTCCCAAGCCACTTCTGGTTTGGGACTGCCTGGTTCAAAAATTGTTGTTTGCACACATAAactcttaaaaaatttattatgcCTCTCTTTACCTTCTTAATGCCACTAAAGATACTCCAGTAAATAATGCCTAGTTTACTACCTTGACAGCATCATAATTAATACCATGATGATGTTATATCATTAGATCATTACACATAGAGTGACTAGCTTGTCCTGGCTTTGTTAGAACTCTTccagttttaaaactgaaagtccCTTGTCTTGCAAAACTCCTCAGAGACAGACAACAAAAAGTTGATCACCCTCATTACAGAGAATTTGGACCATAAAGTCTACTTGCTAGTTTAAAAATTTAGCTCTGAGTTTCCTAGCAGCCAAGGCAAGGAGAAACACCATATgttataaaaattgtttattttattgacaattctccttccagaaaaaaattatttacttatttattttaacatctaTAACAGCACTATCTGgtagaactttctgcaataatGGAAACATTCTGCACTATTCAATATAATAGTTtcaggtcgggcacggtggctcatgcctgtaatcccagcactttgggaggccgaggcaggcggaacagctgagatcaggagtctgagaccagcgtgggcaacatgatgaaaccccaactctgctaaaaatacaaaaattagctgggcacagtggcacacacctgtaatcccagctactcgggtggcgaaggcaggagaatcacttgaacccgggaggcagaaggtgcagtgagccaagatcgcgccactgcactccagcctgggcaacagagcgaaactccatctcaaaaacaaacaaacaaacaaaatcaatataaTAGTTGCTAGCCACTTGTCTCTATGGAGCACTTCAAATATGGCTAGTGTAGTGAAATaactgagttttattttatttcattttaatgtatttaaatttaaatagcctcATTTGGCTAGTGGCgactgtattggacagcacagctgTACTAGATACAAAGAAACCAAGTGCTTAGGAAGAGCCTCTTTCCTAATACTGAGGCCTGAAGAATTTCTCCCATGGTTATCACAGGAGGTGAATACAAAAGTTAGGTCCACCTaggggcttttcttttttgtattatatACAGTATAATAGCTGGCTCTTCTAAAGCGTAGGCTATGTGCTAAGTGCTctcaagcacttttttttttttttttttttttttttgagacagagtctcgctctatcacccaggctggagtacaggagtgcgatcccagctcactgcatcttctgcctcccaggttcaatttccctgcctcagcctcccaagtagttgggattacaggcgtgtgccaccatgcccagctaattttgtatatttttagtagagacagggtttcaccatgttggtcaggctggtctcgaactcctgacctcaagtgatccaccagcctcagcctgccaaagtgtgctgcgattacaggtgtgagccaccgtgcctggctggaggCACTCTTTTCATATAATAATTCCTTCAATTCTCAAAACTAACCTAGAAAGTAGGAACTTTCAGCATCCACAGGGAGAAAGCTCCTCCTGGGAGAAATTCCGAGAGACCTAAGGCTGCCCCTTCCCTGAAACACTGGTACATTGGTCTCCCTGCCCTTCCTGGAGAGAGCCAGGAGCCTGCGGGACAGGTAGAGGGCTAGAAAAGAGCAGGGGAAGAGACAAGAGGGAGGGAGACCAGGAAGACGGGTTCCCAGATGTCCTCACCCCCGTCCCAGCTGCCACTGCAGGACGGACGTTGACTACATGGAAAAAGTGAGCAATGTCTGGCATCATCCCCTGGTCCCAGAGGGCATTTGGGGAGTCAGAAGGAAGACCTCATGTGCCAGGCCACAGAATGCACCTGCATACCCACAGGCATGGAGCCCGGGCCAGGCCCACCTAGGACGAAACACCTCTTTCAAGTTTTCTGTGGATGGTCCCCTGATATCCTTCACCACACTGGTCTGACTGCCAGGATCTCTTGGGCCTGCTGGGCCCCTCAGACCCTGGTAAGCAAAGGAGGAGGCAGGTGTGACCCCCCTCCCCGCTGCCACTCCATCTGTGACTGGGAAGCTGATGACTCCAGGGTCAGAAATAACCCCACGGTCAGCTCCCTGCATGccgcccttcccctcccctccgtTCCCAGAAAGCCTGGGCCCTGAGTCAGAGGGAAGAGTCGAGAAGAGAGAAAGGACTCAGATAATCTGGGATGAAAACCACGGAGTCCTGCTGTGGAATTCAttcattgggaggccgaggcaggcagatcacctgaggtcgggagttcaagaccagcctggccaacatggtgaaaccccatctctactaaaaatacaaaaattaaccgggtgtggtggcgcaaagGAGGAGCTGGACCTGGCCAATCTCGGCCCAGTGAAGAGCTGTGCCTCGTCATTCAGATGTCTTCCCCCCAAATCCAGCTTTATCAGGGCCATGTTGACCTGTGCTGTGGGGCATGGGGAGAAATGGATAAGAAAGAAGGAACTCTTTAGTGCAGAAGGGAATGGGGAAGAAAAAGAGCTGAGCTTCACACTCAGAGGTATTCAGGCTCAGAACAGAGGAGGAGAGGCCCAGCCTGCCCTCAGGAGACCTCCAGTCTCCTGGCACAGTGGGTGGAGACACGTCAGGAAGAGTCAGAGGCAGGACCAGAGTAGAGTGATGGGGGCTCACAAGACGGGGGCAAGCTGTCCAAGGTGTCAGATGCCCCTTCTTATTCACTCTCTCAAAATAGCCTGGgacacccccaaccccacaacccAGCTGAGTCACTGACCCCAATCCCCAGATCAGACTTTGGATGAATGAAGCTTCTCCCCCTCTgtttcccctccccagcccaaAGGACATGTAATTGATTCCCCAGGATGGAAGAGTGACTTCCACAAGACCTAAAAATAACCAAACCACTTAATACTCTGAACATAGCCTCTCCCGCCCGCCCCCACCACGGCCCACCCACTAGCCAGCAAGATAAAGGCAGCTGCTGGGGCTGGCAGGGGACAGAGACCTGGAGCCAGGGCAGCAAGCAGGTGTCTGTTGGAGCCAGCAGAACAGAACCAATTTGAACAAGAACCTCGAGAGGAACGACGAACCCTGAGACCACAGCTGCTACAGACCCCAAACACCCCATCAGCCAAGAGAGACGCTCGGTGAGTAACCTACGTCTCTGTCCTTCCACGGCAGGGCTGGCGTTCACAGCTGGGATCCCCTGCCCTCCTGGAATGGACGTATTAGGGCTGGCTCTGAGTGGGGGAAGGAGATTGAGGGGCATGCATGGGAGGAGGTGAGTGGAAATCTCAGATATAAAGAACCCACAAAGGAGGTAAAGACAGTGTGAGCCCCATGGGAGCTCTCAGAGTGGCTGCCACAGGCCTGAAGCTAGCAGAAAGGATAGGCTCCTGCCAGGCTGGCATGATCCAGAAAGGCCTGgagttgtgatttttaaaatacaggtatGAAATGCCTCAGGCTTCGGGGCTTCCTCCCAGGGAAGCCTCAGGCAGGCCCAGGGTCTGGAGGAAGGAGGAACAGAAGAGAGGCAGGAGCAGGGGCTGTAGGTGGGCCTGAGTGTGCATTGCTAGAACAAGCCCCATGCCTAGTTGCTGTGGATGACACTCTCGGCATATCTGGCCCAGGGATAGCTCCCAGGGGCTGGCCAGAGCCCAGCTCCCTACGTATCGTAGCCTAAAACCTGGGGTGGAATTTGGACTCTGCCCATGGTCTTGCCCAGTGGGAAAGCCCTCAGGGCAGATCTGGGGCGCTCAGGGGAGGGAGACCGGATCTGAATTTGCCCAGATGTAAAGACATATGGAGCCAGCTGGGCCAAGGAGGAGGTAACCTGAGGACAGCAGTGGGACCATCCTGAGAGGCTGGCCCAGCCCTAGGAGACCAAGGTTTAGGACAATTCTTGGGGTCACCCCACCTAAGTCTGGTCCCAGTTATGAATTCTGTCCTGACTCTACACTTGCCCCAGGAGTCTCAAGCCAGGCAAGGATGGTGGTGGGAAGGCCAGGAGTCAGGAGGCATGCTTCAGGCTTTGCTACTGCCTTGCTGAGCCTCCTTGGACAGCTCCTTTCCCCTCTTTGGCCCTCTGTTTCCCTATTTGAACAATAAGGGGTTTAGATTGAGTGATCTCTGAGGGTCCTTAGGCCTGACATCCCTGGACTCCATGATAGTAACTGTCTGTGGCCTTAGCAGAGATTCTGGAAATtcctgggggcgggggtggggtgaAGCTGATGGTCTGCCCATGCCATCTGCTCAGGTCACCCTGCTGGTGACAGGATGGAGTGGAGGTGGAGACAGGCACAGGTTTACCTTGGGCAGGGGATCCTCGTTGGagctcagaaatgaaagaaaaccacGCAGAGCTTTGATGAGACTCAGGTTACAGGTTTCAGAGCTCACACTCCCCAAAGGTTCTGATGTCTTTGGTGGACATGCCGGGGTGGGCATGGGGTCAGCAGGTCTCggtttcctctctcctccttctgaGGTAGCCATAGGGAGGAAGTCCTGCCCCACTTGCTGCCAGTACTTCCCTCCAGCGCAGACTCCTTTGGCCAGGGAAGGTGTCCAGGTTCTAGCACCTGGTTGGACTGCAGCCCAGGGGCCTGACACCAGCCCAGAAGGCAGGATAGGGGAGCCCAGGGTAACGAAGGAGAGGAGGTGAGCCAAGGGCACTGAGGATCCCCACTggctgggcctcagcctccctctgaGCCCAGGGCTGCTGTTCTGAGGCCAGAACCTCAGCTATATTTAGCACCCTGTGTGGTGCAGAGCAGTGGGTCAGGAGCAGCGGGAGGGGGCACATGCTTCCCATTCTTTCCCTACTGGCCTCTGGGGACTGTTAGTACACCTGTCACAAGACAGATAAGACATACATGGACAGAGACCAGAGAAGGGCTTGAGGGGTGGGAGGCCAttgaggggtgggggtggagccagggagaggctgagctggggtGGCCATGAGGCCTGCAGGGGTAGGGCTTAGCCTGAAGCCCCCCTGAGTTCGAGCCCCTGAAGCTGTGCTTGCTTGCTTAGAGAGCGGTCTCCAGGGGCAAGGGGCAGAGCTGTCTCTGCAGAAAGGACCCTGGTCCCATGGTCCGCTCCCCGGTAGGTGTCACCCTCACATCCTCCGAGGGGTGCCTGCTGGGGAATAGATTGGTCCTATGGCCAATAAAAAAGCTTTACACCTCCTACCCTCTTATGTCCTGGGCCCATGCCCTAAATGGAGTCTAGGGACCCCAAGCCAGCACTGCCTTCCACTTATTCACCAAGATCTGACTCTGGGCCTAAGTTCCCCCGTCTTTATTTATAAATGGTTGTGCTAAAAGACCTTTGAGATCCCCCTAGCTCAGACATTCTCAGTCTTGGAGTATAGTGCAGAAAACCCTGACCAGAGATTCAGAATTTGGATCTGGCCTAACCACGAGATATCTGATGAGCAGCTTCCCAGCTCTGATCCTCAACTGCTTCCACCCTAGCATGGGCTGTTGGCCTCTGCTTGCCTCCTTGGGCTTGGGAAAGGTTGCAGTGCGTTGACAGCTAAGAGATAAAAGTTAGGCAGCACTCCAGGTCAACATGGCAAGTCTGCCCTCTGGTGTTCTGCAAAGGAATCTCGTCTCCATGGGAAATCAGTCACCAGGTTAGAGACCTGTCCCTTCAAGGCTGGGACTCCAAAAGTCAGGATTCCCCCCGGCCACTCTCCTGGGAGTCTTCTAGGGCaacactgatttttaacaaaggaagGCGAGGATGGGGCATGTCCAGTTAGGCATCCCTTATGGAGCTAAAGGAAAGAGTGTCATGTCCAGTTGTCCCATGGTTGCTCCGTAGCAACCCAGGAGATGTAGGGAAAACAGGAACCCACTGTGATTAATGGGTCCATATGTCCTAAGTTCAAGACCTGTTGCCCACAACAGGCAGCAAAGTGAAACCCAGGCCAGGCACATAAAGAGAGGCAAGGAGTCTCTAAGTGTAAGTCACCCAGAGCTACTCTGACCCTGAGCCCTGTTTACTGCCATTTCTCCCAGCATCCAGCCTCTACCCTGCTGAACATCTAAATCTAAGGCCCCCCATCCCATCCTCATCTCTGCCCCTTCTTCTCAGAAGGATGGCCGACGCCCAGACACAGGTGGCCCCCACACCAACCATGAGGATGGCAACTGCAGAGGAcctgcccctccctccacccccagccctggatgacctgccactgccaccacccaAGGAGTCCTTCTCCAAGTTCCACCAGCAGCGGCAAGCTAGTGAACTCCGCCGCCTCTACAGGCACATCCACCCTGAGCTCCGCAAGAATCTGGCCGAGGCTGTGGCCGAGGATCTGGCCGAGGTCCTGGGCTCTGAGGAACCCACTGAGGGTGACGTTCAGTGCATGCGATGGATCTTTGAGAACTGGCGACTGGATGCCATTGGAGATCACGAGAGGCCAGCTGCCAAGGAGCCTGTGCCGGGTGGTGACGTCCAGGCCACCTCCCGCAAGTTTGAGGAAGGCTCCTTTGCCAATAGCACAGACCAGGAGCCAACCAGGCCCCAGCCAAGTGGAGGGGACGTTCGTGCAGCCCGCTGGCTATTTGAGACAAAGCCACTGGATGAGCTGACAGGGCAGGCCAAGGAACTGGAGGCCACTGTGAGGGAGCCTGCAGCCAGCGGAGATGTGCAGGGTACCAGGATGCTCTTTGAGACACGGCCGCTGGACCGCCTGGGCTCCCGCCCCTCCCTGCAGGAGCAGAGCCCCTTGGAACTGCGCTCAGAGATCCAGGAGCTGAAGGGTGATGTGAAAAAGACAGTGAAGCTCTTCCAAACGGAGCCCCTGTGCGCCATCCAGGATGCAGAGGGTGCCATCCATGAGGTCAAGGCCGCGTGCCGGGAGGAGATCCAAAGCAACGCGGTGAGGTCTGCCCGCTGGCTCTTTGAGACCCGGCCTCTGGACGCCATCAACCAGGACCCCAGCCAGGTGCGGGTGATCCGGGGGATTTCCCTGGAGGAGGGGTCCCGGCCCGATGTCAGTGCAACTCGCTGGATCTTTGAGACACAGCCCCTGGATGCCATCCGGGAGATCTTAGTAGATGAGAAGGACTTTCAGCCATCCCCAGACCTTATCCCACCTGGTCCAGATGTTCAGCAGCAGCGGCATCTGTTTGAGACCCGAGCGCTGGACACTCTGAAGGGGGATGAGGAGGCTGGAGCAGAGGCCCCACCCAAAGAGGAAGTGGTCCCTGGTGATGTCCGCTCCACCCTGTGGCTATTTGAAACAAAGCCCCTGGATGCTTTCAGAGACAAGGTCCAAGTGGGTCACCTACAGCGAGTGGATCCCCAGGACGGTGAGGGGCATCTATCCAGTGACAACTCCTCAGCACTGCCCTTCTCTCAGAGTGCCCCCCAGAGGGATGGGCTAAAGGGGGACGTGAAGACTTTTAAGAACCTTTTTGAGACCCTTCCCTTGGACAGCATTGGACAGGGTGAGGTTCTGGCCCATGGGAGTCCAAGCAGAGAAGAAGGAACTGATTCTGCTGGGCAGGCCCAGGGCATAGGGTCCCCAGTGTATGCCATGCAGGACAGCAAGGGCCGCCTCCATGCCCTGACCTCTGTTAGCAGAGAGCAGATAGTTGGAGGTGATGTCCAAGGCTACAGGTGGATGTTTGAGACACAGCCCCTAGCCCAGCTCGGCCGAAGCCCCAGTACCATCGATGTGGTGCGGGGCATCACCCGGCAGGAAGTGGTGGCTGGGGATGTTGGCACTGCTCGGTGGCTTTTTGAGACCCAGCCCCTGGAGATGATCCACCAACGGGAGCAGCAGGAACGACAGAAAGAAGAGGGGAAGAGTCAGGGAGACCCCCAGCCTGCGGCACCCTCCAAAGGCGATGTGCAGACCATCCGGTGGTTGTTCGAGACTTGCCCAATGAGTGAGTTGGCCGAAAAGCAGGGGTCAGAGGTCACAGATCCCACAGCCAAGGCTGAGGCACAGTCCTGCACCTGGATGTTCAAGCCCCAACCCGTGGACAGGCCAGTGGGCTCCAGGGAGCAGCACCTGCAGGTTAGCCAGGTCCCGGCTggggaaagacagacagacagacatgtcTTTGAGACCGAGCCTCTTCAGGCCTCAGGTCGTCCCTGCGGAAGAGGGCCTGTGAGATACTGCAGCCGTGTGGAGATCCCTTCAGGGCAGGTGTCTCGTCAGAAGGAGGTTTTCCAGGCCCTGGAGGCAGGCAAGAAGGAAGAACAGCAGCCCCGGGTAATCGCTGGGTCCATCCCTGCGGGTTCTGTCCACAAGTTCACTTGGCTTTTTGAGAATTGCCCCATGGACTCCCTGGCAGCTGAGAGCATCCGAGGGGGCAACCTCCTGGAAGAGCAGCCCATGAGCCCCTCAGGCAACAGGATGCAAGAGAACCAGGAGACTGCAGCTGAGGGGACCCTGCGGACTCTGCATGCCACACCTGGCATCCTGCACCATGGAGGCATCCTCATGGAGGCCCGAGGGCCAGGGGAGCTCTGTCTTGCCAAGTATGTGCTCTCGGGCACAGGGCAGGGACACCCCTATATACGAAAGGAGGAGCTGGTGTCCGGTGAACTTCCCAGGATCATCCGCCAAGTCCTGCGCCGGCCAGATGTGGACCAGCAGGGGCTGCTGGTGCAGGAAGAGCCAACTGGCCAGCTCCAACTCAAGCCGCTGAGGCTGCCAGCTCCAGGCGGCAGTGGGAGTATTGAAGACATGGACCCTGAGCTCCAGCAGCTGCTGGCTTGTGGTCTCAGGGCCTCCGTGGCAAGAACTGGGCTGGTGATGCAGGAGACAGAGCAGGG
Coding sequences within it:
- the XIRP1 gene encoding xin actin-binding repeat-containing protein 1 isoform X2 — its product is MADAQTQVAPTPTMRMATAEDLPLPPPPALDDLPLPPPKESFSKFHQQRQASELRRLYRHIHPELRKNLAEAVAEDLAEVLGSEEPTEGDVQCMRWIFENWRLDAIGDHERPAAKEPVPGGDVQATSRKFEEGSFANSTDQEPTRPQPSGGDVRAARWLFETKPLDELTGQAKELEATVREPAASGDVQGTRMLFETRPLDRLGSRPSLQEQSPLELRSEIQELKGDVKKTVKLFQTEPLCAIQDAEGAIHEVKAACREEIQSNAVRSARWLFETRPLDAINQDPSQVRVIRGISLEEGSRPDVSATRWIFETQPLDAIREILVDEKDFQPSPDLIPPGPDVQQQRHLFETRALDTLKGDEEAGAEAPPKEEVVPGDVRSTLWLFETKPLDAFRDKVQVGHLQRVDPQDGEGHLSSDNSSALPFSQSAPQRDGLKGDVKTFKNLFETLPLDSIGQGEVLAHGSPSREEGTDSAGQAQGIGSPVYAMQDSKGRLHALTSVSREQIVGGDVQGYRWMFETQPLAQLGRSPSTIDVVRGITRQEVVAGDVGTARWLFETQPLEMIHQREQQERQKEEGKSQGDPQPAAPSKGDVQTIRWLFETCPMSELAEKQGSEVTDPTAKAEAQSCTWMFKPQPVDRPVGSREQHLQVSQVPAGERQTDRHVFETEPLQASGRPCGRGPVRYCSRVEIPSGQVSRQKEVFQALEAGKKEEQQPRVIAGSIPAGSVHKFTWLFENCPMDSLAAESIRGGNLLEEQPMSPSGNRMQENQETAAEGTLRTLHATPGILHHGGILMEARGPGELCLAKYVLSGTGQGHPYIRKEELVSGELPRIIRQVLRRPDVDQQGLLVQEEPTGQLQLKPLRLPAPGGSGSIEDMDPELQQLLACGLRASVARTGLVMQETEQGLVALTAYSLQPRLTSKASKRSSVQLLASCIDKGDLSGLHSLRWEPPADPSPVPASEGGQSLPPAESIIHVPPLDPSMGMGHLRASGQAIPCPPQSIGKAVPLAGEAAAPAQLQNTEKQEDSHSGQKGMAVLGKSEGATTTSPGPGAPDLLAAMQSLRMATAEAQSLHQQVLNKHKQGPTPAATSNPIQDGLRKAGATQSNIRPGGGTDPRIPAAPRKLL